TACGGGCTGCACCTCGGGCTCTTCGACGAAGGCGTGCGCGCCCTCGAGCGGGCGGCGGAGATCAACCCGAAGTGGGCGGCGCCCGTCGCGTCGATGGGGGTTATCCGCCTCCAGCAGGGCCGGTACGACGACGCGCTCACGTTCGCGCGCAAGGCGGTCGAGATGGCGCCGGGCTACAGCGTCGCGTACGTCCCGCTCGTGGAGGCGCTCCTGAGGCAGGGGCGCGACGCCGAGGCCGACGTCGAGATCACCCGCGCACTCGAGAAGGAGCCGCGCAACACGTGGGCCCTGAGCCTCAGAGCCGTCCTCGTGGCGAAACGCGGCGCCTGGGGCGAGGCCGACGCGCTGATCGAGAAGGCCGCCGGTCTCTACGACGACCACCACGTCCAGTACAACGCGGCGCTCGTCGCGGCAGTGCGCGGCGACGCCGCTGGGGCTGTCGAACGTCTCCGGAGGGTGGTCGCCGGCAACTTCAACCCGCACGGCTGGTTTGCCGCCGACCCGCTCCTCGCACCCGTCCGAAACGACGCGGCTTTCCGCGCGTTTCTGGAGGAGTCGCGGCGGACGTTCGAGGCCGACCGCGCGGCGTTCACCGCCCGCTGAGGTGTGCTCGAGGCACCTGATCGAGGTATTCTTCCGGCCCATCCCCTTGGAACGGAGGTTTCGTGGAGCGATTCACCGGACTGATCGGACTCGCGATCGTGTGGGCCGTCGCGCTGCTCCTGTCGAAGAACCGCAAGGCGATCCGCTGGCGGACGATCGGCTGGGCGTTCGCGCTTCAGATGGTGTTCGGCGTCCTGGTCCTCTACTGGGAGCCCGGCAAGCAGGGCCTCGAGTCGTTCTCGAACGGCGTCTCGCACGCGATCGGCTACGCGGACCAGGGGTCGTCCTTCCTGTTCGGCTGGCTCGCCGGTCCGATGGACGCCCTCGGCGAGAAGACGGGCCTCGGCTTCCGGGGGATCATCTTCGCGTTCAAGGTCCTCCCGATCATCATCTTCATCTGTTCGTTCTTCTCGATCCTGTACTACTTCGGGATCATCCAGATCATCGTCAAGGGCATGGCGTGGGTCATGCAGAAGACGATGAAGGTTTCCGGCGCCGAGTCGCTGTGCGTCGCGGCGAACGTGTTCATCGGGCAGACGGAGGCCCCGGTCCTCATCGCGCCCTACATCGTCACGATGACGACCTCGGAGCTCTTCACGATGATGGTCGGCGGCATGGCCCACGTCTCGGGCGCCGTCATGCTCGCGTACGTGCTCATGGGCGCGCCGCTGAAGTACCTCATCACGGCGTCCGTCATGGCGGCGCCGGGCACGTTCCTCATCACGAAGATCATGTGGCCGGAGACGGAGAACCCCGTGACGATGGGCACCGTCAAGATGCAGATCGAGAAGCACGACGCGAACTTCATCGACGCGGCCGCGACGGGCGCCTCGCAGGGCATGACGCTCGTCCTGAACATCGCGGCGATGCTCATCGCGTTCGTCGCCCTCATCGCGATGATCAACGGGTTCCTCGGCTGGGCCGGCGGCCTCGTCGGGTACCCGACGTTCTCGCTCCAGACCGTATTCGGCTGGGTCCTCGGGCCGCTGGCCTGGGCGCTCGGCGCGCCGAAGCAGGACATGGCCACCGTGGGCAACCTCATCGCGAACAAAACCGTCATCAACGAGTTCTTCGCGTTCTCCATGTTCAAGGACGTCGTCGGGACGCTGTCCGAGAAGGGCAAGATCATCGCGACGTTCGCTCTCTGCGGCTTCGCGAACTTCTCGTCCATCGGCATCCAGATCGGCGGCATCGGCGGACTCGCGCCCACGCGCAAGTCCGATCTCGCCCGTCTCGGCTTCCGGGCTCTTCTCGCCGGCTCGCTGGTCAGCTTCATGACGGCCGCCATCGCCGGCATCCTGATGTCCTAGGAGAACACGCGCATGGATCCCAGGCTTTCGGCCGCCGCGGAGTGGCTCCGCGAACGTCTCCCGCACCCGCCGCTCGTCGGCGTGATCCTCGGCTCGGGCCTCGGCGATTTCGCCGACGGCGTGGACGAGGCCGTCGTCGTGCCCTACGGGAAGATCCCGGGCTTCCCGGCCTCGGCAGTGGTGGGCCACGCGGGGGCGCTCGTCGGCGGGAGAGTACACGGCGTTCCGACCGTCGTCCTGTCCGGCCGCGTGCATTTCTACGAGGGCCATCCGATGGCGTCCGTGGTTTTCCCGGCGCGTGTGCTCGGTCTCCTCGGCTGCCGCACGGTGATCGTGACGAACGCCGCGGGCGGCATCGACACGTCCTTCAAGTCCGGGAACCTCATGTTGATCGAGGACCACATCAACGGGTTCGGGACGAACCCGCTCGTGGGCGCCAACGAGGAGGACCTCGGGCCGCGGTTCCCCGACATGTCCGACGCCTACCGCAAGGACCTCCGCGCGATCGCGCTCGCGGTGGCCCGGAAGGAGCGCGTCGTCCTGAAAAAGGGCGTCTACATCGGCGTCCACGGCCCGTCCTACGAGACGCCGGCCGAGATCCGCGCGTTCCGCCGCTGGGGCGCTCACGCCGTGGGGATGTCCACCGTCCCCGAGGTCGTCGCGCTGAACCAGATGAGCGTCGGCGTCATCGGGATCTCCTGCATCACGAACATGGCGGCCGGCGTCCTCAAGAAGCCGCTCGTCCACACCGAAGTCCTCGAAACCACGCAGCGCGTCAAGGGCGAGTTCGTGCGGCTCCTGACCGCGCTCGTGCGCGCGCTCGGCGAGGGCCGGTCCGGGGCAACCGAGGATGCGCTTGCGCCGACGAAGAGGCCTGCGAAGAGGCCCGCGAAGGCGCCGAAGTCGAAGGGAAAGGCACGCCGATGAGCCCGCGGCCGCTGACGGCCGACGAGGTGGCCCGGCTCGTGGCCGCCGCTACGGCGGTCCGCGAGAACGCGGCGGCTCCGTACTCGAAGTTCCGCGTGGGCGCCGCCCTCCTCGCCGAGGACGGGCGCATCTTCACGGGCTGCAACGTCGAGTCCGCGTCGTACGGGCTCACCGTCTGCGCCGAGCGAACGGCCGTCTTCAAGGCGATCTCCGAGGGCGCGAAGGGGTTTCGCGCCGTCGCCGTCGTGACCGACGCCGAGCCTCCGGCCTCGCCCTGCGGCGCCTGCCGCCAGGTGCTCTGGGACCAGTGCCGCGACATCGACGTTCTGATCGCGACGCCGCGCGGCATCGCGACGCGCACGCGACTCGCGGCGCTGCTGCCGATGGCGTTCGAGTTCTAGGGCCAAGAGAAGAGAAGAGGAGATTTCTTTGAAGATGAAGAGGGGAGAAGAGGGAGAAGAGAAGATTTCTTTGAAGGTGAATATGGCAGGGGTGCTGCCGACGCTCGCGAGGCGCGCCTTGGTTCTCGCGGTGTTCTGCATCGCCTTCTCCCTCGCGGCGCCGCCGGCCGCCGCCGCCGATACCCCTCACGCGCCTTTTAAGAAATCCCCCTCTTCCTCTTCGGTCTCTTCGGTCGACACACTGGTCACTGCCGCTCATGTCCTGACGATGGACGGTACCGATCGCGTCTTCTCTCCCGGCGCGGTTGCGATCAAAGGTGGCGCAATTGTGGCGGTGGGGAAGCCTTCCGATCTCCTCGCTCTGTATTCTCCGAAGCAAAGAATTCTTCGTCCGAACGCGGTCGTCCTGCCGGGCCTGGTCAACACGCACACGCACGCCGCGATGAACCTCCTGCGCGGCATCGCAGACGACCTGCCGCTCATGGACTGGCTCACGAAGTACATCTTCCCGGCCGAGGGCAAGAACGTCTCGCCGGGCTTCGTGAGGGCGGGGACGCTCCTCGCCTGCGCCGAGATGGTGCGCGGGGGGACCACGACGTTTGCGGACATGTACTACTTCGAGTCCGACGTCGCCTCGGCGGTGGACCAGTGCGGGATGCGCGCCGTCCTCGGAGAGACGTGGCTGGATTTCCCCGTGCCCGCCCACAAGGACCTTCCAGAGTCGATCTCCATGACGCGGGCGTTCCTCGAGAAGTGGAAAGGCCACCCCCGCGTGATCGCGGCGGTCGCGCCGCACGCGCCGTTCACGAACTCGAAGGAGTCGCTGCTCGCGGCGCGGGACCTCGCGCTCGAGTTCAAGGCGCCGCTCCTGATACACGTCTCCGAGACGAAGGACGAGCAGAAGCAGATCGCCGAGAAGTACGGCACGACGCCCGCGAAGTGGCTGGATTCGATCGGCTTTCTCGGCCCGAACGTCCTCGCGGCCCACGGGGTCTGGCTGGACGCCGACGACATGCGCCTCTTCGCGGAGCGCCGCGTGGGGCTCGCGCACAACCCCGAGTCGAACATGAAGCTCGCGTCGGGTGCGGCGCCCGTCGTCGCGGCGCGGAAGGCCGGGATCAGCGTCGGTCTCGGGACGGACGGCGTCGCGGGCTCGAACAACGACCTCGACATGTGGGAGGCGATGGACTTCGCCGGGAAGCTGGCGAAAGTCTCGACGATGGACCCGACCGCGCTGCCCGCGAAGGACCTCCTCCGGATGGCGACGATCGAAGGCGCCCGCGCCATGAAGCTGGACGACCGGATCGGCTCCCTCGAAGCCGGGAAGCGCGCCGACCTCGTGGCCGTGGACCTCGGGAAGGCGCGGACGCATCCCGTGTGGGATCTGTACTCGACGCTCGTCTACGCGGCGAAGGAAAGCGACGTGACGCTCACGATGGTCGAGGGCCGGGTCCTCTGGAACGGGATCCGCGTGACGACGCTGGACGAGGCGAAGGTCATCCGGGACGCCGAGGAATGGCGGAAGAAGATCGCGGCGTCGCTCGCGCCGGCCGGAGCGAAATGAGCCTCTTCGTCCGCACCATCATCAAGAAGCGCGACGGCCAGGAGCTGGGAGAAGGGGAGATCGCCGACTTCGTCGGGGGCGTGACGTCCGGCGCGATCACGGACGAGCAGGCGGCGGCGTTCCTGATGGCGGTCTGCATCCGCGGAATGACGACCCGTGAGACCGCCGCGCTCACGTTCGCGATGATGCGTTCCGGCGAAACGTGGGATCTCTCCCGCCACGGCTTCGTCGCCGACAAGCACTCCACGGGCGGCGTCGGCGACAAGGCGACGCTCGTCCTCGCGCCGCTGCTCGCCGCCGTGGGCGTGAAGGCCGGAATGATGTCGGGCCGCGGCCTCGGCCACACGGGCGGCACCCTCGACAAGCTCGAATCGATCCCCGGCTTCAAGACGGGCCTCCCGAAGGCGGAGTTCGACCGGCTCCTCGACACGGTCGGGTGCGCTCTCATCGGCCAGACGGACTCGATCGCCCCCGCGGACCGGCGCCTCTACGCGCTGCGCGACGTGACGGGCACGGTCGAGTCGATCCCGCTCATCACGGCCTCGATCCTGTCCAAGAAGCTCGCGACCGGAGCGCAGGCCGTCGTGTTCGACGTGAAGACGGGGAACGGCGCCTTCATGGCCGACCCGAGGGACGCCGAGAAGCTCGGGCGCGCCCTCGTGGACACGACGCGCGCGACGGGGCGCAAGGCCTCGGGCTACCTCACGGCGATGGACCGCCCGATCGGCGAGGCGGTCGGGAACGCGAACGAGGTCGAGGAGTCGATCCGCATGCTCGCGGGCGAGGGCCCGGCGGACCTGCGGGAGAACACGCTCCTGCTCGGCGCCGACCTGCTGCTCGCGGCGGGCGTCGAGACGAACCCGAAGGACGCGCGCCGGCGGCTCAACGCGGCGCTCGCCGACGGACGCGCGCTCGAGGTCTTCGCAAAGCTCATCGCGGCGCAGGGCGGAGACGCGACCGTCTGCGACGACCCGAAGCGCCTTCCGCAGCCCGCCTCCCGGCGCGACGTGCCGGCGCCCGAAGCCGGCGTCGTCACGCGGATCGCGACGCGCGAGGTGGGAATGCTCGCGATCGAGCTCGGCTGCGGCCGCTCGAAGAGGGAAGACGTGATCGACCCGGCCTCGGGCTTCCGCGTGAAGAAGAAACCCGGCGATGCGGTGGCGGCGGGGGAGCCGCTCCTCGTCGTCGAGCTGGGCCCGACCGCGAAGCCGAGGGCGGATTTCTTCGAGAGGCTCGCGGCCTGCTGGACGATCGCGCCGCCGGGCGCTGCCGTCGAGTCCCTGCCGTTCGTCGTCGGCACGCTCTGACGCCGCGTGTGCCCTGCCGTAGGCGCTAAACTCACGGGAGATTGAGTCTCCAATCGGGAAGCCGGCTCGGTTCCTACGAGGTTCTCGGTCCGCTCGGCGCGGGCGGAATGGGAGAGGTCTACCGGGCGAAGGACCCGCGCCTCGCAAGAGAAGTCGCGATCAAGATCCTGCCGGAAGAATTCTTTGAAGGTGAAGAGAGGAGGCAGCGGTTCGAAAGGGAGGCGCGGCTCCTCGCGGCGCTCAACCATCCCGGAATCGCCGCGATCTACTCATTCGAAGAAATCCCCTCTTCCGCTTCCTCTTCGTCCCGCCACATCCTCGTGATGGAGCTCGTCGAGGGCGAGACGCTCCGCGAACGGATGAAAACCGGCGGGATCTCGTCGCGCGAGGCGCTCGACGTCGCGGCGCAGATCGCGCGCGGCCTCGCGGCGGCCCACGCGAAGGGGATCGTCCACCGCGACCTGAAGCCCGAGAACGTCGTCGTTGCGAAGGACGGCCGCGTGAAGATTCTCGACTTCGGCCTCGCGAAGCTCTCGCCGCAGGCCGGGGCGGCCGACGAGCTCTCGTCGGCCGGAACCCGGTCGCTTCTGACCGAAGCGGGCGCGGTCTTCGGGACGGTCGGTTACATGTCGCCCGAACAGGTGCGCGGCGAGCCCGTCGACGGGCGTTCGGACATTTTCAGCTTCGGGACGCTCCTCTACGAGCTGCTCGCGGGGAAGAACCCCTTCCGGGCCGCGACGCCGGCCGAGACGATGACCGCCATCCTGAGGCACGACGCGCCGCCGCTCGCCGGGGTGACGCCGGCGCTCTCGCAGATCGTCGCGCGCTGTCTCGAGAAGAAGCCGGAACGGCGATTCCATTCCGCGGAGGACCTCGCGTTCGCG
The window above is part of the Acidobacteriota bacterium genome. Proteins encoded here:
- a CDS encoding NupC/NupG family nucleoside CNT transporter encodes the protein MERFTGLIGLAIVWAVALLLSKNRKAIRWRTIGWAFALQMVFGVLVLYWEPGKQGLESFSNGVSHAIGYADQGSSFLFGWLAGPMDALGEKTGLGFRGIIFAFKVLPIIIFICSFFSILYYFGIIQIIVKGMAWVMQKTMKVSGAESLCVAANVFIGQTEAPVLIAPYIVTMTTSELFTMMVGGMAHVSGAVMLAYVLMGAPLKYLITASVMAAPGTFLITKIMWPETENPVTMGTVKMQIEKHDANFIDAAATGASQGMTLVLNIAAMLIAFVALIAMINGFLGWAGGLVGYPTFSLQTVFGWVLGPLAWALGAPKQDMATVGNLIANKTVINEFFAFSMFKDVVGTLSEKGKIIATFALCGFANFSSIGIQIGGIGGLAPTRKSDLARLGFRALLAGSLVSFMTAAIAGILMS
- a CDS encoding purine-nucleoside phosphorylase — encoded protein: MDPRLSAAAEWLRERLPHPPLVGVILGSGLGDFADGVDEAVVVPYGKIPGFPASAVVGHAGALVGGRVHGVPTVVLSGRVHFYEGHPMASVVFPARVLGLLGCRTVIVTNAAGGIDTSFKSGNLMLIEDHINGFGTNPLVGANEEDLGPRFPDMSDAYRKDLRAIALAVARKERVVLKKGVYIGVHGPSYETPAEIRAFRRWGAHAVGMSTVPEVVALNQMSVGVIGISCITNMAAGVLKKPLVHTEVLETTQRVKGEFVRLLTALVRALGEGRSGATEDALAPTKRPAKRPAKAPKSKGKARR
- a CDS encoding cytidine deaminase; amino-acid sequence: MSPRPLTADEVARLVAAATAVRENAAAPYSKFRVGAALLAEDGRIFTGCNVESASYGLTVCAERTAVFKAISEGAKGFRAVAVVTDAEPPASPCGACRQVLWDQCRDIDVLIATPRGIATRTRLAALLPMAFEF
- a CDS encoding amidohydrolase family protein; the protein is MAGVLPTLARRALVLAVFCIAFSLAAPPAAAADTPHAPFKKSPSSSSVSSVDTLVTAAHVLTMDGTDRVFSPGAVAIKGGAIVAVGKPSDLLALYSPKQRILRPNAVVLPGLVNTHTHAAMNLLRGIADDLPLMDWLTKYIFPAEGKNVSPGFVRAGTLLACAEMVRGGTTTFADMYYFESDVASAVDQCGMRAVLGETWLDFPVPAHKDLPESISMTRAFLEKWKGHPRVIAAVAPHAPFTNSKESLLAARDLALEFKAPLLIHVSETKDEQKQIAEKYGTTPAKWLDSIGFLGPNVLAAHGVWLDADDMRLFAERRVGLAHNPESNMKLASGAAPVVAARKAGISVGLGTDGVAGSNNDLDMWEAMDFAGKLAKVSTMDPTALPAKDLLRMATIEGARAMKLDDRIGSLEAGKRADLVAVDLGKARTHPVWDLYSTLVYAAKESDVTLTMVEGRVLWNGIRVTTLDEAKVIRDAEEWRKKIAASLAPAGAK
- a CDS encoding thymidine phosphorylase, whose protein sequence is MSLFVRTIIKKRDGQELGEGEIADFVGGVTSGAITDEQAAAFLMAVCIRGMTTRETAALTFAMMRSGETWDLSRHGFVADKHSTGGVGDKATLVLAPLLAAVGVKAGMMSGRGLGHTGGTLDKLESIPGFKTGLPKAEFDRLLDTVGCALIGQTDSIAPADRRLYALRDVTGTVESIPLITASILSKKLATGAQAVVFDVKTGNGAFMADPRDAEKLGRALVDTTRATGRKASGYLTAMDRPIGEAVGNANEVEESIRMLAGEGPADLRENTLLLGADLLLAAGVETNPKDARRRLNAALADGRALEVFAKLIAAQGGDATVCDDPKRLPQPASRRDVPAPEAGVVTRIATREVGMLAIELGCGRSKREDVIDPASGFRVKKKPGDAVAAGEPLLVVELGPTAKPRADFFERLAACWTIAPPGAAVESLPFVVGTL